In Cydia amplana chromosome 5, ilCydAmpl1.1, whole genome shotgun sequence, the genomic window ccaaaaccctaactttactgttagtgcccaacttcgcccaagtaaattattaaaaaaacaataagataagataagatagtttattccatAACAACTTTACAATCATGTCCgaaatttaacttacaatacctatctaaacatacctaatttcgctaccggtccccaacttcgcattatattttttttttattatgaaaactatactgagacttattccaaatcctaaatgttgaattactaaacgccttcataggcaacaattaaaatttataatggaattatgatttaatgctagttaagaagaatttaaaagcgatttaaagcgatttttatttgtaccctaaaggcgaatttagggtacacagttttgcgaacgtttattttcaatgaactgcaacgatgataacggggtttgctaacaacgaaaacactacaattgtcacccaagcctgacacagctccgatctcatgtcaagaattaccgacaaattgacaaatatgtcgacttataaaaactactcttgtttcaccaaatcattgtcaattggacaattgtaactaaatgcctgtcatgtttataagcacttctatacaaaaacagtttacgaagttgtcacttgtcacctgtcacttgacaattgtcacccgacatatgtcactgacaaatgtcggcgtggtgaaattggggcctggttgaccaagtataacaataAAATTGGATTTCATCCTTGCGAAGCTATGGGCGAGGCTACcagttaaataaatatcttaGATGAGGTCACTTGACATACCAAGTCGCGCGCATCTAGCCAAGACGTGCTAGACGTGCTTAGCATATAGCGCAGACATTCAGATTTGTAATAGGTTTACTTATGCGTACCTACAGGATGTTGCGTCGTAGATGTTGGTTGCCCACGGTTGTCTTCAGGTCAGGTCTAATGTCTTTAGTTGGAATCATAAAGGCAATTGAATTATTGAGCCCTTGCATTACCTCTGTTGGCCCTACTGTACttaggtagagttagaccaactcTAGCTATAACTTAGATTAATTTTCATACCTATAGTAAAACTACGGTGGTATTGTAGAGGAAAGATTTTCGAATGAGCCCTATATTTCAGTTATCTATTTGCCTTTTATCTTATCGTTGTTATCAATGGGTGTGTTGAATGTTTCACAGGTTTACTTTTCTGCGTTTCTCGccttgaaacaaaacatactttAGTTAGCACACTAAAACGCCGTGACAAGTTGATTTGGTCTAAATACGATCTTTAAATGTGAGATGTGAAGACAAACGATGAACAGTGTTAAATATCGTATCATTGGTTATGCTTCACAATGGTAACATGCAAGTTGGACAGCGAGGTATCGGGTGAATTCTTGGGTTGGGAATTGCCGACATGGACAGCACTCCTCCTGCATCGAGTGTTGCCTTCTTGTGCAGGTCTGGTCGTCTACCTCACACTGATTTGCTTCGATATTGCTTTAGTTTGTGAACATTTCCTGAGCAACGATAGTGGGTGAGTAAACAGAAAACAATTCACTTAGTCATCTTTAGAGctctatagaaaatagaaaaacaaaagacatgAGGAGCCTATACTACAGCCGTGTTTGTGCAAATAAGACGAAGTAAAATTCTACTCTGTCAGCACCCGGTTGATATTATTTGAAAAGAAATGAAAACTCACAGCTTTGTAGATATTAGTTGGTATTAGGTACGTTACGAATTAAATATTCTTgctaatgtaggtaggtatattaggtacctTGTACTTACAAAGATTAGGTAACTACgatcagagatttaaaaaatcatgtttttttttcagaattggGATTTTCCTCATTATTTTAATGGTGTTACCTGCCTTGTTAAGCTTGGTGTTTACATTAGCGTCACCACCTCCAGGACTACAGACTGAAGACTCAGCTATTTCAATGGTGATAgagaaaaattatttaaaatggatATTTATGCAGATTGGAAACTTTTTGTTATTTCCGATTGCTGCAATTGGCAGGTGAcgaatagtacctacttaagtacctacagcttttttcgccttattacaaaggaactACGTAtcgtaaaatatattataggtattttcTTAGAAATTCAGAAATACGAAAGCGTTTTTGCCCTGGCTGAATTGGTGttgcaattaaaatattaaaataaaatagccgTTTTATAAACGCCCATGTTTGTATAAGTAATAGTATCCGCATAACAAACACGTATTTTTGCATTTTAGATACTGCCACCAAGTGTTCTGGTGGGTGGAAGCAGTTTGTGCAGCTCGCGCTGAAGACGACGAACGTACCCGAAACGCCATACAAATAGCCAAGGCCCCTTCCCCGATGGAGCTATATTTGTTCCTTCAGGCATTTATTCATTCAGCTCCACATATCATTGTGAACGTTTTGGACATGATTAACCGTTACTCTGATCCTAAATTCGAAAAATgtaagtttttatttacattctaAAGTGCTTGTGTTTATGTTCTCACATGCCGCCAAAATGCCACTGTCATCCCATAGGTACTATCgaagttaggtacctacgtacgctctcattttaaaaggaCATTCTGAAATAGCATGAAATTTGatttgacatgaacattcaagtaacatactTATATCTATGCCTGGTATAGTCGATCAGCATCAGAAGTAGAGGATTTACTGtctctacatatatgtagaacaattaggtaccagtggcggcgcgtccataaaagccgattcccatcggcttgcctgtttttggacattTGAGTAGACttgtaaaggaaatatataagccaaattagccccggcttgcctatggatatctTTGACGCGCCACCACTGGTAGGTACCTCTattatctttttctactccagcacttaaatgtgtcaattaaatgactgacagtgatatctaaagcaatgtcatttgaatgctttgtctataggctcataagatgactgctagcagtcatcttatgagtataatacaactgctttattttttttaaagatacaagttccgatcatcttgattgaaagaggtatgttttcatttacaataataactctttttttttttaaataataactcttttttttttaaataataactcaattttttttaaataataactcttttttttaataataactctttttttttaataatctcttttttttttttttttttgctgcagctgtcatagaaaaagtaatgtatgcaacagctcataattggttcttaaaattctcgggtctttttttacaaaactcgactacgtctcgttttgtaacttcgacccttaaattttaagaacccttattatatcactgttgcataaactactattatgcaacagtgatataataagggttcttaaaatttaagggtcgaagttacaaaacgagacgtagtcgagtgcataaactactattatattaACTGACTACAATTGCTTTTTTCTATTTTCAGTCTCCTTAGTATGGGTTAGTGTAGTGATGTCTTCATTCCGGATGGCTAGCACAGCCACCGTGTATAGAAGATTTGAACGCGAGAAACTTTGTGGCCGTCACTATCCATGGAAGACTTATTCGGAAGAGCTGGATAACTCTGCAAATGAAAAAACCGAATTAGTTAACAAAGTTGAAGAACAGAAACAAGAAACGGAAGAGGAAAATATTTACGAAACATTATCGCCACTTCATCGAACATCTGTAATATCACAAAGGTCGAGCCACAGTCGAAGTAAGGCTACGAGCGACATGATTCAGTTTTCGGCGCGCTCTAATGTTACTGAACCGTTTTTCGATGATGAGGGATGTTGTACCGATTCAAGTTCCGAATATTTACCACCAATACCTGTGAGCCAGGTATCGCGTAGAACTTCTTCATTAAATAGCGAGGATGAGTATGTAAGGCCGATATCCATAATTGACAAAGTCGCACCTCGTCGGCGAGATACACAGTACACTATACAAGAAGTGTACGTACCTCCGCTACCGGCTATGCCTGCTCCTAGACCAGGCACTCTTTCGATGTGGGCCGAGAAGTTAGTAGAGAATGCGGAGTCTATACCCACGTGGTTGTCAGCGCCTCCTCGGCGGAGACACGTCGAGGAGATTAAAGAAGAGCCTGACGTCCCACGCCATGTTCCCGGCCCTCTCATCATGCGGGGTCTCGAACCTCAAGACGCTTCGGCTGCACTAGTCCATTTCCTAGGCTGGCATATGTTCTTTGTCTCCAGATTGCTCTCTATAGCAGcttttataaacttttttcCTTTTGCTGCGATCATAGTTCTTTTTTCGCACTaccaaataattttacttctTTTAATAGTCCCCCAAGCTAGTACAGTAAGAAGGGGGTTTTACATATTtctagcatttatttatttattttgtttaatggAGTTTAAAATTCGCTTCCGCCACGTGCGGGTATGGCACGTGTTTTGGATCATAGTGTGTACTATAGAAATTGTGGTATTCACGGGTCTGTGGGCCGGGATAAACAATAAATTGAATGATTGGTGGCGTGACTTTATAGTAAAGACAATATTCGGTAGCATGCTTCTCAGCTTTATGTGTTTTCTCGTGTATTTTGTATTATTGAAACCTAGAGAAACTGTTGTGTATGTAAAAAATAAGAGTAACGTTGATCCTTAATATGGTTAATACAACTTTTCTAGAGTTCACTGACATGTTGACATCCGCGAGAAATTCAACTCCTCTCAATCCCACCGTGTGTAAACTACCTACAGGAAATTAAAGCCCACTCGGGGAGCGCCACGCCAGCCGGCCGCATCCGTTTCGAAGCACCTACCTAGAACGCACACTGAAAATAAACGTTCTTTTGAATCAATAATTTAAGCCCGatttataaaacgattgttTGAATTAAACGTCGACCTTGAATTCGTTCTTTGAATATGACGAGGAACAACTCGACCAAATGGTTTCCGTTTTCCCCCGAAGTCATCCTTTATTGTCTCAGGGAAGAAGTTCTATCTTAATacaaattaaagtctatttttttattccgtagactgaaatgacagttaattgtatgaacatgaaatgtcatttcatactattaactgtcatttcagtctaccgaataaaaaaatagactttagtctgTCATTAGactggtacatacatatatattattatattctactAGCATTTCCTAATAATTATTGTCTAATAAAACGACGTTGTTTTCAATAACTCTtatatcaaaaaaaatattaaatgaatcaAATTATACTGGTTTATGACAAATACTTTAGGAGGTGATACATGGGTGATACATACGTTATTAATAGTACGAAGTATAAAAAATACACTATGAAGTGATGTGGTGATGCGGCtcacagtcagcatcaatagtagcggatg contains:
- the LOC134648099 gene encoding uncharacterized protein LOC134648099 isoform X2 — protein: MVTCKLDSEVSGEFLGWELPTWTALLLHRVLPSCAGLVVYLTLICFDIALVCEHFLSNDSGYCHQVFWWVEAVCAARAEDDERTRNAIQIAKAPSPMELYLFLQAFIHSAPHIIVNVLDMINRYSDPKFEKFSLVWVSVVMSSFRMASTATVYRRFEREKLCGRHYPWKTYSEELDNSANEKTELVNKVEEQKQETEEENIYETLSPLHRTSVISQRSSHSRSKATSDMIQFSARSNVTEPFFDDEGCCTDSSSEYLPPIPVSQVSRRTSSLNSEDEYVRPISIIDKVAPRRRDTQYTIQEVYVPPLPAMPAPRPGTLSMWAEKLVENAESIPTWLSAPPRRRHVEEIKEEPDVPRHVPGPLIMRGLEPQDASAALVHFLGWHMFFVSRLLSIAAFINFFPFAAIIVLFSHYQIILLLLIVPQASTVRRGFYIFLAFIYLFCLMEFKIRFRHVRVWHVFWIIVCTIEIVVFTGLWAGINNKLNDWWRDFIVKTIFGSMLLSFMCFLVYFVLLKPRETVVYVKNKSNVDP
- the LOC134648099 gene encoding uncharacterized protein LOC134648099 isoform X1 gives rise to the protein MVTCKLDSEVSGEFLGWELPTWTALLLHRVLPSCAGLVVYLTLICFDIALVCEHFLSNDSGIGIFLIILMVLPALLSLVFTLASPPPGLQTEDSAISMVIEKNYLKWIFMQIGNFLLFPIAAIGRYCHQVFWWVEAVCAARAEDDERTRNAIQIAKAPSPMELYLFLQAFIHSAPHIIVNVLDMINRYSDPKFEKFSLVWVSVVMSSFRMASTATVYRRFEREKLCGRHYPWKTYSEELDNSANEKTELVNKVEEQKQETEEENIYETLSPLHRTSVISQRSSHSRSKATSDMIQFSARSNVTEPFFDDEGCCTDSSSEYLPPIPVSQVSRRTSSLNSEDEYVRPISIIDKVAPRRRDTQYTIQEVYVPPLPAMPAPRPGTLSMWAEKLVENAESIPTWLSAPPRRRHVEEIKEEPDVPRHVPGPLIMRGLEPQDASAALVHFLGWHMFFVSRLLSIAAFINFFPFAAIIVLFSHYQIILLLLIVPQASTVRRGFYIFLAFIYLFCLMEFKIRFRHVRVWHVFWIIVCTIEIVVFTGLWAGINNKLNDWWRDFIVKTIFGSMLLSFMCFLVYFVLLKPRETVVYVKNKSNVDP